The Argiope bruennichi chromosome 9, qqArgBrue1.1, whole genome shotgun sequence nucleotide sequence GACCATTCCAAATCTCCGACAAGaaagataataatgaaaaatgcaagGTTTATGGCCATATCTCTATAAGGAACCAAGATCTAGGGAACTTCTTGAGAATTCCATATGACATCACTCCCTCTTAGATAATCTGCATAAACCCGAGAGACTGAAGCGAAGTGATTGTCATGGAAATTAAGTCTGCAGAATGAGATCAACTACATATTCGCCTGCGATTGCTGCGATGCTGTTATTTCACTAGAGATTTGCTGCTTGCTTATGCTGTTAGTGATTATTAGAGCTTAGAgatagttagaaaaataattaatatccatTAACATAAATAGTTCTTTGACTTTCTAGGAGCATTATCAtctttgaatcattttattatttgcagGTTGTATGTGTGTTTCCTGTGGGATGGCACAGATACATAAGAATTAGGAGTCCTTAGATATTGAAATAGCAGCAATGAAGTTCTTTGAAAcgcaatataattataatttttttcccattaccAACAAACACGCTTAATATGGTATTTCAAATTGGGCAGAAATTGAGTAACTTGATAATCGTCAATATTTTGTTCgtactaaataaatgaaaattatttacagataACTCTCAATCTTGCCTGAAATCGattttgtacaataaaaaaaaaaaaatcgtttcaaacattttttttccacatcTGTTGACCATActcttgaaaggaaaaaaaaaattaacaaagtagGAAAATTATGGAAATTACAGATTCTTTCGATAAGTACAAATATAGAAAGGAACTTCTCCCCTTTAATCAAAACTGTAAATAGATGACACGCTTTCGATTGAATTGCAATTAGGGCCCACAAAATTCTGTTTTGTGAATAGGACTATTTTGACGATCCATTTCAAGGAGCAGGCattccatttataattaatttctgtaaattcttaatttaggaatatgaaatgtatttacacttgctttgaaataaaattatactaaatatctttaaagatcttttaaacaaaatgatttcaaaattcattgatcatttttcaaaaaactatatGTGTGGATGgactttccttaattttttttaactaaactaatttaattaacagaAAGTTGAAATCTAAAATGGATATACAGATTTGTTATTATAACTAACTTTACTTGTGTAACTCATTATAAGATAAAGGAATTTGATAATTTCTGATTGTAAAAGTGAGTTTGGAGTTCCAAAGTATTGTCTAAGTAAAAGCctaatgtattataatatatgATAGGAATCTATATTTTTACAACTTCCTCCGTGGTTGTAATGCATAAGATAAAGGAATTTGATAATTTCTGATTGTAAAAGTGAGTTTGGAGTTCCAAAGTATTGTCTAAGTAAAAGCctaatgtattataatatatgATAGGAATCTATATTTTTACAACTTCCTCCGTGGTTGTAATGCATAGAACGTTTCTGTCAGTTGAAAATCGTCTCTtcaattttcgttattttttaaactttaaaccaTTTTGTTCCTTTTCTCATGTTCTTCACCATTTtgagattataattttttcttgacccattttttttttctgatttatttagaATGTGCAAGATTTATTTAGAATACAATTTCTTTTGTGATTTGAAAATCCTCTATCctcttgcatttttttcttccccATTTTGGCTgaactaatgttttaaaatatatatttcttcgttAAGTTTTTTAACCTcaacattttcatttaagaaactTCACTTTCAACTGTGGTCTGGCCATTAGATTATATCATTAGAATCTCAACTATTTCTCACAATTTCTGATAAGGCTTTTAaccttttcgaaatttttatgaaaacttgcttattcgatttttggatacatcaaaaattctcaaattctAATGGGCTGCAAGCCACATCATTCAAAAAGTTGTTCAATTTATTAGTATCAATCCTTTTTCTTGCAATTGACAAGAACACAAAGATTGGCTTTCAGCCTGTAATAGTAGGActtgtttgtatattttatggaaatatgtATTATGACATTACATTAgtactttattataaaactacATACAAATTCCTAAGATTCATGTTTCATGTTGTTTTCTATTTTCTcgaaaggtttttaattttttttattattaatgaaactttttagaattttgtttttaaagaatccaggattaatttttctgatatcaATATACGAtttactattagaaaaaaaatcaaagatacactatttacaattttcaaaacttcaaaaaaatctattttcattacattcaaattttcaaacagtCAGTGATCATCTTTCTCATAATCTGTGCTACAAATAGGAAATCTACAtagaagaatgtaaaaataatggtTAGATAACTTCAGCAACTGACGGGAAAACCTCCATATGACATACAGAATCTTTGTTGCATTTAAACCTTGGTGTCATAAATTGCCCTTTTCGATATAGAATATCAAAGACTGCTCATTTCGACTGCTTGCTTAAAAGtagctgcattttttaaatatttgataattgaaaaattcttaggAAATTTCCCATTCtctaaaaatttgatgtatattattcTCTCCTCATTGGTGAATTTTTGAATAAGTAGTATACCTTAGATAAACAAGAGTTCAAAATCCAATGAAGGCTACAACTACTCACATTTATTAACACAGTTGGAAATTCGCTTTGAATTTCCAATTTAATGATGGGCAATCTATTGAGATAGGCAAAATCTTTCCCATATCCAATTTTTCAGTAGAACACAAAAGTATCATACAATACTGTTGATTCTAGAATGGCTACTTAAAGTTGAAGGACATAAATCTAGTTTCAAACTccttggattttttaaaaaaattctaaaatagaaaGTGCAAATTAATTTGTCTTGTTTCAAGGATTGGTTAAATGTTCATTAAGCATTAAACTTACATAAAAATCAGtatgacttttaaataaaatacattgaatgtagggaaaaataataaatataaatgcatttaaataagagccatatgaaaataaaaactcttcTCACACTTCACTTCTGCATGTAAGGCATCCTTTCTCTTTCCTTCAAACTGTGCAGAGAGTAAAGATTGGAGATTGACAACTCTCCCACATCAACATCTCTTTTCTGTTGGTGGAATCCTCAAGGCAAAACCAATAATGTAATCAAATACCAAAATGTAATGTCGAATGTCAGATaacacaattaaattttaagataggaataaatttaaaaaaaaaataaatttggaaaaaaacaaacaaaaaaaaaccacacacacacacatttatttattttcaatttgagttaaatttttgaaattccacttaaaaatgtgttaaatagaAGAAGGAAATgcaagtaaaaattttagaactgataTTTGCAAAAATCAACTTccttgaaaaaaagatttttgaaaaatgactataaataatttactatctATTCAAATTCGTGGACTAATAAAAAGATGATATAataattgtcagaaaaaaaatggtgtgaataaaagtttaaaaaaaatctaactaaagTGATGATTGGTTATTAAAAATGCCAAATAGTAGTTTTCCCAGTGGGTAAGGGTAATCAGAGAGCATGTTCAGACTTACTAATTGACACAAAATGttaatctcaaatttaattttcacttctctttatttaaaaaaaaatgattattataaagtCCTCTTAAATTGTACAACATTTTTATGacaggattttcttttttttttgggggggggggggatttttgaACTGAAAAACCTGATTggaaattttgcttatattttaaagtttttccccCCAAAGGACctaacaaaaaatcaaatacttttccAGGGCCCTGagtacaacaaaataaaattcaatgatttttcaaGGACATgggaattttgtaaaaataagtaaACGGAGAAGAGCATCTTGAGAAAGAATATTGAGTTtggattcttaatttttttcttcatgaagCAATCACAAGAAATGGCATTTTGTGTTGGAGTAATAAGACTGCATCTTAACTGTCATCTACTGGAACAGGCACAGATGAAATAAACAGTTGGATGTTAGGATAGGAATAcatccaaattccattttcatttgtttcattggAGAAAGAGGAAAATCTGATCTTACTTTATATAAGATTATTTCTTGAATAAGATTCTGGAAATTGCACTTAGCCTTTGCAcataaaaaagttgttttttagttTGTGAAATTTTGCAAGTGCcgttgttttttaaaacaaaaatctagagaaacaacttaaaaaaacccagataaagcaaaaaaaaaaaaaaaaaaaagttaagtatcAAAAAGTGTACTCACTACAGAAAGCAAGTAAAATACTGCTGTGATCAAAAAAGTTCAAAGAATGGTACAAATAATACGAAGAATCgtacaatataaaacaaaaagcattaatttattgCATCACTTTCAAAGTAAACTTCTCAGACTGCAATGCaattaaatcaactttttttcCAATCATCAAAATATCCCTTAAAGTCATTTTTGAGAAACCCCTTCAAAGTGCACtgcgaattttcttttatttaactaatgGACCCAAAACAGTGACCACGAAAAGACAATTTGAAAtgtggaaaaagaaaatatcaaacaatcAAGTGAATAAAGAGCTTGTAAAGCCATATTCAATGACATTgtcaaaaattcttgaataataatagaactgtgaaaaaatacattatcattttgCAATGCCCATGAGTTATCTCCTCACAGTTTCTGTTGTTTTCAACATTTTCCATATGGTTCAATAATATCTTTGATTGTTAAAAGATTATCACTAAGTACAAATTCTCTGATCTATTTGAcacattgaaaattttacaaaatggatGGTCTTCCACAGTATGATACATTTCTAACAGATTctctattttctttaaacattttattccacTCAGATACTCTTGTTTTGATAAGTAGTTGTCTAAAGACTTTTCACAATATTCAAGCATTTTGTTGCAAGTATTGTGTGGCGCAGACAAATTTTAACGAATATGCTTCACTTAATTACATTAAGCCTTTTTGGAAAATCTACAAaggtaaaatttatatcaaattaaggacaaattttttaaaatgaatatcttgaaaaaatgaaaaaaattcatattagatATTTATAGAAGTTGTAAAAATGCTTGATAAAAGTTTGAAGACCTTAtctattgcaaatatattttaaatgaagcattcttGATACTTTTTGATATAGTATATGTATTATTGTCGCAGTATAAGTAACAccacattaatttttttggttctccagattgaataaaacaaatgttttaaaaaaatctagaataaattGATAACAAAACAACTTGGTTACCGAGCAACATTTTTGACATCTGTTTGATAGCATACAGTGAGACTTTTTACAAATCaacaatacattatatttattaccTATGTGCAGTTTTCAGTTAAGtctcacaaaatttattaatttttcttatggaTGCATAGTCAGAATGCAGAATGTTTTAGGAACAATCCAAGCAGATCAATGAGTCACTAGAgacaatataagaaatattaaaaaatatttttttgtaaaatatattaattgtcatTTTCAGAACAGACAcatagcttaaaataaatttttcattcctcAAAAGATATCAGTAATTCTGttagtacaaaaataatattatcttcaaAAGTGTTTCAACATGCATTgtacaaaattgtttataataaattatgcaattattaactaaataataattaataatacattataacatattactaattcaataataaagtttaattgcAAATGGGCATTTAGATtctgaaatgatgaaatattttgaataaaaaggaaaaggtattttaattaaaatatttttaataacaatattgaaaaaaaaaaaaaaatcagcaaattatttttctgacaaacaaacaaaatagcACTCTCAAAtcatgtataattatatattaacaaaaaaacaatataattgatTTCTGATAGTATGCACAGAGAAGTCTACTGAATTTTTGAATGCCTGTTCTTGCAAGTTCTTCGAATGCCTGTTCGAAGAtatccttcttttaaaatttaaaaatctacagTCTATATAAATTACGatttttcattccattcatttggatttatatcaaaatctttcatcttgaatttcaaattcaacCACCTTCCAAATAAACCTACATCAACTATCCTTTGATAAAAAGTTAGGAATTTTGGCCTAAGGTATTTACATTGTTGTGCATAAATGTCacaatttttatcataatctGCAACCCACatcaatgaaaagaataataaatttgtgtGTCTCAGCAAGCCTTGATTTTCGCACCGAGTCAGGTAAGTAATATGTTCTTCAGCTGCAGGGTTACGTATAGGATCAGTAACCATAACAAGTGttgaactatttttaatatgttgatCATAAAAGGATTGTTCATCTGGGTTTGTAATCAATGCTCCAAACATAATGCCTaaacctgtaaaaaaaaaaatgttaatatatttatcagaataaaacTGATACTCACAGATGGATAATGCTGAAATTTGGCTAATTTGAATTTGAGgtactatatattatattaatgtaatgttaaataaaatctattttgttaatttgatgcaaaaagtTATTATGCTTCTCCCTTTTTTCTGAAttgtttattcattcaaaaatatctatGCCACTTGTCCTCAgtaatcaaatgaataatttctaagaaatttaattcattcaagggcagcaaaatatattctataaaaagagaaataataatttctcaagtAAAAACCCCTTTGAATAAAACTGTATTGCACATTCTGAAGTTTGATTGTACAGTTGTTTCTAGTCAAAGAGTTGTatacttcttatttatttaaatcttacactaaaattataactgaaatcattaaatttttaaaaattttaattatcagaatcactttttatttaataattatgcaataGTTTCTAcaggtataaaatattaaaaataagtcttCCCAGTAATTCAAGCCCaattaaccaattaaaaaaaaacttaatttttggatagattgtattttattgtgaatatcAAGTTCATTGTACTGTCAAATTTATCAAGAGATTTACAaccattttgaaaagtaaatctTAATTATAAGTCTAAGAGTAAAGCTTCTTTCTTATTCAGTAATGTTTTAATTTGTGGAAGTTTAATCCACTGAATACTTTAATTGATTTCAGAGCAATTTGCagctttttttacgcaactttgtaatttacagtatatgtctactatcaatatttcaggaataaaagctgcggtcaaggtttttgagacaccctgtatatatgtgGTGCAAATACaatagtaaatattatgaaaatgcaGGTTATAcaatactaaataattaatacattaattcaaCCATTTGCTAatcatgcaattattaaaaattctattgcaGTGGATTCGACTAATTTAGAccagaatcaaaatttgatttatccaaagatttaaataaataaaaatgggagTTGAAAGTGTactaaacaaaagaaaactttaaaattaaaaatgtctctaAAGATATAGAGAGTAATGGCAGTAAAGACATTTTTAGCATTCAATGATTTTAGCAAATTtacaaataagcaataaaataaataaatatataatttaataaataaaataatagtaattctaaataaagattttataatatttagtgacatttaaaaaaattaagcaagtaATTTGAATAACAAACAATATATAGCACTTTGAATACATCAATTGTACAATAAAACTTGAAATCAAATGATACAATTAAAATTGAacgtaatcaaaatttttaaaaagaggaaaagtttttttatttcagctttacTGGTTAAATACATCTTGCAATAGTAAATCCTCATATATAACCAAGTGGCACGACAGCCCATGTGGACCGAGgtctacagtgcccatatctgctttttTGACTGAGGGCCTGGTTAAGTGGTCAATCTAAAACGGAACCTCCAGTGTTTAGTTTCCAAGCATGTTTGGTCCTCAGTTTATtgacccactgaagggatgaaaggctgagtcAACTTTGCCCAGTCTGAGGATCGAACCTCGGACCTGTACATGGGGAGCACGAAGCGTTACCATTACGACACCGGGCTTCAAATCCTTGTGTAGATTaaggataataaaatattattcatttacaaCCAACCAAATaagatatagatatatttcactagtaaaatttcagaaacaaaataattttaattatagacaCATTAATCTTTGCACTATAATAAGAAAACTTAAGAAccaaaagaaattgaatgaaatttcatgacAAATATTCATCATTTATGTTAATAAGTTATGCAAACTGAATTACAAGAAATATGTCTTATCTCTTAAAGACCATACAATAACAAATATATCTCTCTACAAAACTGAACttttaactttcataaaaatatttataacatatttcagGCAATGAAATAGATGAGAAGAAAAGTATTTTGTAGGAGGAATGAAGAAACAATAATCATCAGCAGGGATAATCAACCTAAGTATTACTTAGATTTCATCCCATAatcatattaaaacaaaacaaccttttttgaagaaataaaatttctattttatttcttcaaaaaaaaaaaaaaaaaaaaaaaaaatctaaaattataataaaaatagaaataaaatacaaaatgtctAATTGGCattttttctatgatattaaataataaaatgtttaaattattgcccaaaatacagaagaaatttgaaaaaaatattaattctttataacaaaaataacaaatatttcagcattaatttttttttttttacactaagtTGTAAATAATCAAACATTCAACAACATAcagaaaaaaggaagaagaaaaaagtcaacctttaaagaattatttaactataaacTTTGGAAAAGATAGATTTTGACAATAAAATGATAAGAATTGTTATTTGATGCTAAGATGACAACACTAAACATTTTCATGCAACAGCATAGAATTTTCATGGAACAAAATTTTGTCTATCAAAAGGAAGACTTAGCATGTATCATGAGATAAACAGGaagattaaaaattgctttaactgcattttctttcaaatacaaacacttttaaattcttttctatattttgtctgaTGCTGAgaaacctaaaaaaattaaaaacctatcTAGTcagattttttcagtttttaaactgTTAGCTCTAAAATCTGATGAaagcattttcttaaattgaatagaaaatacctttttaaaaatttaaattgtactaaAATAAGCAGAGgtggatttaataattttttcaaacttctaaACATTccagatatgtttttaaaaatttatttctttttttttaaaattgatatgttttatttttaataacttttgcaca carries:
- the LOC129984391 gene encoding mitochondrial import inner membrane translocase subunit Tim29-like, producing the protein MLVRRILTFPQTLIKRVVMIKQKINQAEEGTRLHRWREFWLALIADYKSVGMDVIQGSKERPKKAVLITSGLGIMFGALITNPDEQSFYDQHIKNSSTLVMVTDPIRNPAAEEHITYLTRCENQGLLRHTNLLFFSLMWVADYDKNCDIYAQQCKYLRPKFLTFYQRIVDVGLFGRWLNLKFKMKDFDINPNEWNEKS